CAGCGATAGGTTGGCAGGGCGAAGCGCTGCTGGCTTTGCAGGCGTGAGATCACGGGCAGCTCGCTGGCTTGTTCGGCCAGGTCGCGGCGAATGGCGCTGATGGCCCAGGACAGCTGTTCGGCACTGTGCAGTTGTGCGTACGACAGCACGCGGCGGGTCACCACGCCGTCGGCGGCGCGCAGGGTCAGCAGGACGCCGCCGTCCGGGCGGGATTGGGTGGCGACCTGGTAGGCGGCGAACACCGAGGCGAATTTTTCCTGGATGAGGTCCATATCAACTCCTGACTGTTGTGTGGGCAGACGTGAGTTGAATGTTGCAGTGACCATGCCAGGTTTTTATTTGTATAAAAACACTTATAAATCAATGAGTTGTGATTGGTTTTGGATTGTTTGCCATTGCATTGTGCATGGTCGTGCATTTTGCACAGTGCAATTTGCACGGTGATAGCCTGGCGGTGATAGCCTGGCTCTGTGCACCCCATAGAATCTGAACCTTTGACCCGCGGCCGCTGCCTGACCAACACTTGGGCCCATGCCATTACCAGGAGGTTCCCGATGTCCGACCAACAGCCCGCCACCATGACCGCCGAGCAAACCGCTGCCTTCGCCGAGGAGGTTTTCGAGCGTGCCCGCCGCGGTGATGCGCCCATGCTGGCGCGTCTGCTCGCCAGTGGCCTGCCGGCCGACTTGCGCAACCACAAGGGCGACACCCTGTTGATGCTGGCCAGCTATCACGGCCACCACGATGCCGTGCGCGTGCTGCTCGAACAGGGCGCCGACCCGTTGATCGCCAACGACAACGGCCAGTTGCCCATCGCCGGCGCGGCGTTCAAGGGGGACCTGGCGATGATCCGGCTATTGCTCGAACACGGCGTGCCGGTGGATGCCGCCGCCGCCGATGGCCGCACCGCCTTGATGCTGGCGGCGATGTTCAATCGCCTGGCGATCATCGACTACCTGCTGGCCCAGGGCGCCGACCCGGCGCACCGCGACGCCGCCGGGGCCACCGCGCTGATGGCGGCTCGCACCATGGGCGCGCTCGATGCCGCCAAGCGCCTCGAGGCGCTTGGCGGCTAACCGTTCGGGGGTGTTTGCGGCTATCCTTGGCGCCTTTTACGCCAATGCGCAGGGCCCCCAAATGAAAGACCAGTTGCTCGAATTCATCCGCCTCGTCGGTGCCGGCTGCATGCGCGAGGAAGACATCGAGCGCATCGCCGCCGAAGCCGCCCAGGCCTACGCCGACCCCGCCGCCTTCCTGGCCGCCAACCCCGACATCAACTACGACGACAGCTTCCCGTTTTCCCTGGGGGAATGGGTGGTGGTCGGCAGCCTGCCGGACACCGTGCTGTTCCAGGCCGACAGCTACCAGGATCTGTTCCAGCAGATCAGCGACTCGTTCGACAAGAGCGTGCCGTTCACCCTCAAGCCCAAGCAACTGGCGCGCACCGAGGCGTTGACCGCGCTCAATCGCATCCAGGTGCAGATGGGTGCGCTGAACAAGGAGGCTGGCGGCTATGTGCTGCTGAACTTCAGCCAGTTGCTCGACGATGAGTTGCAGATGGTGATGGTGGGGCAGAACGACCTGGCCCGGGTACTGGCGTTGGGCGAGGCCGTTGGCATCAAGGTGGAGCCGGCGCTGGAAGCCCTGAAGGTGGCGCTGCACGTCTGAATGACGTTCTGTAGGCGCCAGCCTTGCTGGCGAAGCAAGCAACGCCGGTGTTCGCCGGCAAGCCGGCGCCTACAACGCTTACGGCCTGCAACACCTGTAGGAGCCAGCCTTGCTGGCGAACCAGGCGACGCGGAGGATGGCACCGGCTGCGCCGGTGTTCGCCGGCAAGGCCGGCTCCTACAACGCGTACGGCCTGCAATACCCGTAGGAGCCAGCCTTGCTGGCGAACCAGGCGACGCGGAGGATGGCACCGGCTGCGCCGGTGTTCGCCGGCAAGCCGGCTCCTACAACGCTTACGGCCTGCAACACCTGTAGGAGCCAGCCTTGCTGGCGAACCAGGCGACGCGGTGCATGGCACCGGC
The window above is part of the Pseudomonas muyukensis genome. Proteins encoded here:
- a CDS encoding ankyrin repeat domain-containing protein codes for the protein MSDQQPATMTAEQTAAFAEEVFERARRGDAPMLARLLASGLPADLRNHKGDTLLMLASYHGHHDAVRVLLEQGADPLIANDNGQLPIAGAAFKGDLAMIRLLLEHGVPVDAAAADGRTALMLAAMFNRLAIIDYLLAQGADPAHRDAAGATALMAARTMGALDAAKRLEALGG
- a CDS encoding DUF3509 domain-containing protein, coding for MDLIQEKFASVFAAYQVATQSRPDGGVLLTLRAADGVVTRRVLSYAQLHSAEQLSWAISAIRRDLAEQASELPVISRLQSQQRFALPTYR